The Labrus bergylta chromosome 15, fLabBer1.1, whole genome shotgun sequence genome includes a region encoding these proteins:
- the LOC110002949 gene encoding creatine kinase B-type yields MPFGNTHNKLKMNYSAEQEFPDLSQHNNHMAKVLTPEMYGNLRDKETPSGFTLDDTIQTGVDNPGHPFIMTVGCVAGDEETYEVFKELLDPVIEDRHGGYKPSDKHKTDLNFENLQGGDDLDPNYVLSSRVRTGRSIRGFCLPPHCSRGERRAIENLSIESLDILDGDLKGKYYALKNMTEEEQQQLIDDHFLFDKPVSPLLLASGMARDWPDGRGIWHNDNKTFLVWVNEEDHLRVISMQKGGNMREVFTRFCTGLTKIESLFKDRGHEFMWNEHLGYVLTCPSNLGTGLRAGVHVKLPNVSKHDKFGEILKRLRLQKRGTGGVDTAAVGGVFDISNADRLGFSEVELVQMVVDGVNLLVEMEKRLEGGESIDDLMPEQK; encoded by the exons ATGCCTTTTGGAAATACCCACAACAAGCTGAAGATGAACTACTCCGCCGAGCAGGAGTTCCCCGACCTCAGCCAGCACAACAACCACATGGCCAAGGTGCTCACGCCCGAAATGTACGGCAACCTGAGGGACAAGGAGACGCCCAGCGGATTCACCCTGGACGACACCATCCAGACTGGAGTCGACAACCCAG GTCACCCTTTCATCATGACGGTGGGCTGCGTCGCCGGAGACGAGGAAACATACGAGGTGTTCAAAGAGCTCCTGGACCCAGTGATCGAAGACCGCCACGGAGGGTACAAACCATCAGACAAACACAAGACCGACCTGAACTTTGAAAACCTGCAG GGTGGAGATGATCTGGATCCAAACTACGTCCTGAGCTCCAGGGTCCGGACTGGGCGGAGCATCCGTGGCTTCTGTCTGCCGCCACACTGCAGCCGCGGAGAACGCCGCGCCATCGAGAACCTCTCAATCGAAA GTCTGGACATCCTGGACGGGGACCTGAAGGGGAAGTACTACGCCCTGAAGAACATGACGGAGGaagaacagcagcagctgatcgatgaccacttcctgtttgataaGCCCGTCTCCCCCCTGCTGCTGGCGTCCGGGATGGCCCGTGACTGGCCCGACGGCCGTGGCATCTG GCACAACGACAACAAGACCTTCCTGGTGTGGGTGAACGAGGAGGATCACCTGCGCGTCATCAGCATGCAGAAAGGAGGGAACATGAGGGAGGTGTTCACCCGCTTCTGCACTGGCCTCACCAAG ATCGAGAGTCTGTTTAAGGACCGAGGGCATGAGTTCATGTGGAACGAGCACCTGGGCTACGTGCTCACCTGTCCATCAAACCTGGGCACCGGACTGAGGGCCGGCGTCCACGTCAAGCTGCCCAACGTGAGCAAGCACGACAAGTTTGGAGAAATCCTGAAGAGGCTGAGACTGCAGAAGAGAggcacag gcgGCGTGGACACGGCGGCGGTGGGCGGAGTCTTTGACATCTCAAACGCAGACCGTCTGGGCTTCTCAGAGGTGGAGCTGGTGCAGATGGTGGTGGACGGAGTCAACCTGCTGGTGGAGATGGAGAAACGTCTGGAAGGCGGAGAGAGCATCGACGACCTGATGCCCGAGCAGAAGTGA